One stretch of Microvirga lotononidis DNA includes these proteins:
- a CDS encoding TAXI family TRAP transporter solute-binding subunit: MSMKLTRRELAKIGLGLGAASVLGRGAFAQAPAFFRIGTGGTAGTYYPVGGLIANAISNPPQLVLTAQASNGSVANVNSIVSGALESGFTQADVAYWAYTGTGLFEGKGKIEDLRLLANLYPESIHLVAAKSANIKSVADLKGKRVSMDEPGSGTLVDARIILAGWGIKESDVKADFLKPNQAAERMRDGGLDAFFFVGGYPTSAITELAATGGGVDLVPLAGPEADAIRKQYSFFAADEIPAGTYKDVSAVKTLAVGAQWVTSAKVPDAVVYEVVKGLWGDKTRAALDAGHAKGKMIRKENALAGAGIPIHAGAERFYKEAGLLKG; this comes from the coding sequence ATGTCTATGAAGTTGACCCGTCGCGAACTTGCCAAGATCGGCCTCGGACTTGGAGCTGCCTCGGTTCTCGGGCGCGGCGCCTTCGCGCAGGCCCCCGCCTTCTTCCGGATCGGGACCGGCGGCACCGCCGGCACCTATTATCCGGTGGGCGGTCTCATCGCGAACGCCATCTCGAACCCGCCGCAACTCGTCCTGACGGCCCAAGCCTCGAACGGCTCGGTGGCCAATGTGAATTCCATCGTGTCCGGTGCGCTCGAATCGGGCTTCACGCAAGCCGACGTCGCCTATTGGGCCTATACGGGCACCGGATTGTTCGAAGGCAAGGGCAAGATCGAGGATCTGCGGCTCCTCGCCAATCTCTACCCGGAAAGCATCCATCTCGTCGCGGCCAAGTCAGCCAACATCAAATCCGTCGCGGACCTCAAAGGCAAGCGGGTCTCGATGGACGAGCCAGGCTCCGGCACGCTGGTGGATGCGCGGATCATTCTTGCCGGCTGGGGCATCAAGGAATCGGATGTGAAAGCCGACTTCCTCAAGCCGAACCAGGCAGCCGAGCGCATGCGCGATGGAGGTCTCGACGCCTTCTTCTTCGTCGGCGGCTATCCGACCAGCGCCATCACGGAACTTGCGGCGACGGGCGGCGGCGTCGACCTCGTCCCGCTTGCGGGTCCGGAGGCGGATGCCATCCGCAAGCAATACAGCTTCTTTGCCGCCGACGAGATCCCGGCCGGCACCTACAAGGATGTGAGCGCCGTGAAGACGCTGGCCGTGGGAGCCCAGTGGGTGACCTCGGCCAAGGTGCCGGACGCCGTCGTCTACGAGGTCGTCAAAGGATTGTGGGGCGACAAGACCCGTGCCGCGCTCGATGCGGGCCACGCCAAGGGCAAGATGATCCGCAAGGAGAATGCCTTGGCGGGCGCAGGCATCCCTATCCATGCGGGGGCCGAGCGCTTCTACAAGGAAGCCGGCCTGTTGAAG
- a CDS encoding M23 family metallopeptidase encodes MSHPPSDDSRAKGFRKEAARLSSGIDLGHEPPLNTSGSAAPEVDKREVNLRWLGASVLTGVTGAVLIGASIHVALQGAAISALPPERAALGSRSTVVSDEDRSSNVARKADRLNMTELTSSARQSFKAPMTMRIGEREAIKVRNFVRVATNLSLTAGTYASDIPPFNPMRLFAEGMDEQRVEPTPEVADADVSVLRRDLAMVAIAASAPSLTDSDVLAILEEERRVSNETGRRTSVPIPAQQMLSRTLRQPDGLGDALGYARVVDAPFSTIEVRVVPENVTDLPKAEQRSMAPLFEEREVVLKKGETLETVLRSYGGTPEQIAAITSALAARIKVDGLGEGQRLRILIAPGPRLGDPRQIVRVITLGERGIEGIAATNDRGVFVSVTPPADERNRQMVEASEDEEDDDGRGGVRLYESLYETALKNELPRESVDELVRIFGYDVDFQRRVSQGDSFEVFYGSDDENGTPEILYASLTVGGEARRVYRYQGEDGTVDFFDESGRSLKKFLIRKPISDGILRSGFGSRFHPILGYSRPHTGIDWANKVGTPILAAGNGTIRFADWKSGYGRHIEIQHANGYVTTYSHMSGFAKNMAQGTRVRQGQVIGYLGSTGLSTGPHLHYEVLINGSFVDPLKIRLPRGRELEGRGLVDFKRQREQVDELMSHSVASAALSQRAELR; translated from the coding sequence ATGAGTCACCCTCCTTCCGATGACAGCCGTGCCAAGGGGTTCCGCAAGGAAGCTGCCCGTCTGTCATCCGGCATCGATCTCGGACATGAGCCGCCGCTCAACACCAGCGGGAGTGCGGCGCCGGAGGTCGACAAGAGAGAGGTGAACCTGCGCTGGCTCGGCGCCAGCGTCCTGACTGGCGTCACGGGCGCGGTTCTGATCGGGGCCTCCATTCACGTCGCCCTTCAGGGCGCGGCCATCTCGGCTCTCCCCCCGGAGCGCGCGGCTCTCGGATCCCGGTCCACCGTCGTGTCCGACGAGGACCGGTCTTCGAACGTGGCTCGCAAGGCCGACCGGCTCAACATGACGGAGCTGACGTCCTCCGCCCGGCAGAGCTTCAAGGCCCCGATGACGATGCGCATCGGAGAGCGCGAGGCTATCAAGGTCCGCAATTTCGTGCGCGTCGCCACGAATCTTTCCCTGACCGCCGGCACCTATGCGTCCGACATTCCGCCCTTCAACCCCATGCGCCTCTTCGCCGAGGGAATGGACGAGCAGCGCGTCGAGCCGACGCCGGAAGTGGCCGACGCGGATGTTTCGGTCCTCCGGCGCGACCTTGCCATGGTGGCCATCGCGGCGAGCGCCCCTTCCCTGACGGATAGCGACGTGCTCGCGATCCTGGAAGAGGAGCGCCGGGTCTCCAACGAGACCGGGCGCCGGACTTCGGTGCCGATTCCCGCCCAGCAGATGCTGTCCCGGACCCTGCGGCAGCCGGACGGCCTGGGCGATGCCCTCGGCTACGCCCGAGTCGTGGACGCCCCCTTCAGCACCATCGAAGTCCGGGTCGTTCCCGAGAACGTGACCGATCTTCCCAAGGCCGAGCAGCGGTCCATGGCGCCGCTCTTCGAAGAGCGCGAGGTGGTGCTCAAGAAGGGGGAGACCCTCGAGACGGTTCTGCGAAGCTACGGGGGCACTCCTGAGCAGATCGCCGCGATCACATCGGCACTGGCGGCCCGCATCAAGGTCGACGGCCTAGGCGAAGGCCAGAGGCTGCGCATCCTCATCGCGCCCGGCCCCCGTCTCGGGGATCCCAGGCAGATCGTGCGCGTGATCACGCTGGGCGAACGGGGCATCGAGGGGATCGCCGCCACCAACGACCGCGGCGTCTTCGTATCCGTGACGCCTCCGGCCGACGAGCGAAACCGGCAGATGGTCGAGGCCTCGGAGGACGAGGAGGACGACGACGGGCGCGGCGGGGTGCGGCTCTACGAGAGCCTCTACGAGACGGCGCTCAAGAACGAGCTCCCCCGCGAGAGCGTGGACGAGCTGGTGCGGATCTTCGGCTACGACGTCGATTTCCAGCGCCGGGTCTCGCAGGGCGATTCCTTCGAGGTCTTCTATGGCTCGGACGACGAGAACGGCACGCCCGAGATCCTCTATGCTTCGCTGACCGTGGGAGGGGAAGCGCGCCGCGTCTACCGCTACCAGGGCGAGGACGGCACCGTCGACTTCTTTGACGAATCCGGCCGCTCCCTCAAGAAGTTCCTGATCCGCAAGCCGATCTCGGACGGTATCCTGCGCTCGGGGTTCGGATCGCGATTCCACCCGATCCTGGGTTATTCGCGGCCGCATACGGGCATCGACTGGGCCAACAAGGTCGGCACCCCGATCCTGGCCGCAGGCAACGGCACCATCCGCTTCGCCGACTGGAAATCGGGCTATGGACGCCATATCGAGATCCAGCACGCCAACGGCTATGTGACGACCTATTCCCACATGTCGGGATTTGCCAAGAACATGGCGCAGGGCACCAGGGTCCGGCAGGGCCAGGTCATCGGCTATCTGGGCAGCACGGGCCTGTCGACCGGCCCCCACCTCCACTACGAGGTGCTGATCAACGGCAGCTTCGTCGATCCTCTCAAGATCCGGCTGCCCCGCGGCAGGGAGCTCGAGGGACGCGGGCTCGTGGACTTCAAGCGTCAGCGCGAGCAGGTCGACGAGCTGATGTCCCACAGCGTCGCCTCCGCGGCGCTCTCCCAGCGGGCAGAGTTGCGATAG
- a CDS encoding AEC family transporter, whose product MLDLFAIVLPVFGLIGIGYVARQTGFISERAGEGLSEFVFTLSLPCLIFRTLVRAEIPAVQPWGYWISYFVGVGVVWLLATAIGRRFFGIKGVSGVVAGFSAGQANTVFVGVPMILKAYGDEGAVPLFLLIAVHLPVTMTLATILAEGRQASPLLILRRLLTHPIVVGILAGSACRPIAAHVPAPAWQVMDLLASAAVPCALISMGIALRRYGLQTGWKLPTAISFLKLVVHPLLVLLLATQVFHMPPVWAGVAVLFASCPSGINAYLFAERYGEGVALASSAITLSTFLALGTTLVWLYVLGVG is encoded by the coding sequence ATGCTTGATCTCTTCGCGATCGTGCTGCCGGTCTTCGGCTTGATCGGCATCGGGTATGTCGCGCGCCAGACGGGGTTCATTTCGGAACGGGCCGGCGAGGGCCTGTCCGAATTCGTCTTTACCCTGTCGCTCCCCTGCCTGATCTTCCGCACCCTCGTCCGGGCGGAGATCCCGGCGGTCCAGCCCTGGGGCTACTGGATCTCGTATTTCGTCGGCGTGGGCGTCGTCTGGCTCCTGGCCACCGCGATCGGCCGGCGCTTCTTCGGCATCAAGGGCGTATCCGGCGTCGTCGCCGGGTTCTCGGCCGGCCAGGCCAACACGGTCTTCGTCGGCGTCCCGATGATCCTCAAGGCCTATGGGGACGAAGGCGCCGTCCCGCTCTTTCTCCTGATCGCCGTGCATCTTCCCGTCACGATGACCCTGGCGACGATCCTGGCCGAAGGACGCCAGGCCTCTCCCCTGCTGATCCTGCGCCGCCTCCTGACTCATCCCATCGTCGTCGGTATCCTGGCGGGATCGGCCTGCCGCCCCATCGCCGCCCATGTGCCGGCCCCGGCCTGGCAGGTCATGGATCTTCTAGCGAGCGCCGCGGTCCCCTGCGCGCTGATCTCCATGGGGATTGCGCTGCGTCGCTACGGCCTGCAGACGGGCTGGAAGCTGCCGACCGCGATCTCGTTCCTCAAGCTCGTCGTGCACCCCCTGCTGGTCCTGCTGCTCGCCACGCAGGTCTTCCACATGCCGCCGGTCTGGGCCGGGGTGGCGGTGCTCTTCGCCTCATGCCCTTCGGGCATCAACGCCTACCTGTTCGCCGAGCGCTATGGGGAAGGCGTGGCCCTCGCCTCCAGCGCCATCACCCTGTCGACATTCCTCGCCCTGGGCACGACCCTGGTCTGGCTCTACGTGCTGGGCGTCGGCTGA
- the gluQRS gene encoding tRNA glutamyl-Q(34) synthetase GluQRS, with protein sequence MTKPVFRFAPSPNGRLHLGHAYSALLNADFAHRFGGRFLLRIEDIDITRCRPEFEAAIYDDLAWLGLHWEAPVRRQSEHFADYRAAFQRLKGRGVVYPCFCTRKDIAETIACREAESGEAWPRDPDLAPLYPGTCRALQAGEAERRIAAGEPHAWRLDMAALDTLAPDPLLFRRFDRDGQEEVVTAHPRRWGDAVIVRKEIPTSYHLSVVVDDALQGITHVVRGQDLEAATDLHVLLQTALDLPTPRYHHHGLLRDPEGDKLAKSRRSKSLAELRAEGATPQDLWRRLGFGRQPTPST encoded by the coding sequence GTGACGAAGCCGGTCTTTCGATTCGCTCCCAGCCCCAACGGCCGGCTTCACCTGGGCCACGCCTATTCCGCCCTGCTCAACGCGGATTTCGCCCACCGCTTCGGCGGCCGCTTCCTTCTGCGTATCGAGGATATCGATATCACACGTTGCCGGCCCGAATTCGAGGCCGCCATCTATGACGATCTCGCCTGGCTCGGCCTGCATTGGGAGGCGCCGGTCCGCCGGCAGTCGGAGCATTTCGCCGATTACCGCGCCGCCTTCCAGAGGCTGAAGGGGAGGGGAGTGGTCTATCCGTGCTTCTGCACCCGCAAGGACATCGCCGAGACGATTGCCTGCCGGGAGGCGGAAAGCGGCGAGGCTTGGCCTCGCGATCCCGACCTTGCGCCGCTGTATCCGGGGACCTGCCGGGCCCTGCAGGCCGGCGAGGCCGAGCGCCGGATCGCGGCCGGCGAGCCCCATGCCTGGCGCCTCGACATGGCGGCGTTGGACACGCTTGCGCCGGACCCACTCCTCTTTAGGCGCTTTGACCGGGACGGCCAGGAAGAGGTGGTCACCGCGCATCCCCGGCGCTGGGGCGATGCGGTCATCGTGCGCAAGGAAATCCCGACGAGCTATCATCTCTCCGTCGTGGTGGACGATGCGCTCCAGGGGATCACCCATGTGGTCCGCGGCCAGGATCTCGAAGCCGCGACCGATCTCCACGTGCTGCTCCAGACGGCGCTGGACCTGCCGACGCCCCGGTACCACCACCATGGCCTTCTGCGCGACCCGGAGGGCGACAAGCTGGCGAAGAGCCGCCGGTCGAAATCCCTGGCGGAGTTGCGCGCGGAGGGCGCGACGCCGCAGGACCTGTGGCGGCGGCTCGGCTTCGGTCGTCAGCCGACGCCCAGCACGTAG
- a CDS encoding DNA-3-methyladenine glycosylase family protein gives MVTLLETDAVLKRGLSELALADPVMAKLAESGVTPQLRRRPPGFEGLAWIVVGQQVSTASATAIWNRLRQILEPPTPDVFLRLSDEDLRAAGLSAGKVRTLRALATDIVEGRLPLDELQNRPAEEAHELLTRVKGIGPWTADVYLLFCLGHPDAFPSGDLAVQEAARLAYGLEQRPDARSLASLAETWRPWRGVAAKMLWAYYRKVKSREGAPV, from the coding sequence ATGGTCACCCTCCTCGAAACGGACGCGGTTCTCAAGAGGGGCTTGAGCGAACTGGCGCTGGCGGATCCGGTGATGGCGAAGCTCGCCGAGAGCGGGGTCACGCCGCAATTGCGCCGCCGGCCGCCCGGCTTCGAGGGGCTCGCCTGGATCGTCGTCGGCCAGCAGGTGTCCACCGCCAGCGCGACCGCCATCTGGAACCGCCTGCGGCAGATCCTCGAACCTCCGACGCCCGACGTCTTTCTGCGGCTTTCCGATGAGGATCTGCGGGCGGCCGGGTTGTCCGCCGGGAAGGTCAGGACCCTCCGGGCTCTGGCGACGGACATCGTGGAGGGCAGGCTTCCTCTCGACGAGTTGCAGAACCGCCCGGCCGAGGAGGCCCACGAACTCCTCACGCGGGTGAAGGGGATCGGCCCCTGGACGGCCGACGTCTACCTGCTTTTCTGCCTCGGCCATCCGGACGCATTCCCGAGCGGCGATCTGGCCGTGCAGGAGGCGGCCCGCCTCGCCTATGGGCTGGAGCAGCGGCCGGACGCCAGATCGCTCGCTTCCCTGGCCGAGACCTGGCGCCCCTGGCGGGGCGTCGCGGCCAAGATGCTCTGGGCTTATTACCGCAAGGTCAAATCCCGGGAAGGCGCTCCCGTGTGA
- a CDS encoding HpcH/HpaI aldolase family protein codes for MPSHPSFPERLKAGSPVLTAWCGMPDPSVAGMLAHEAFDAVVMDLQHGSIDFAAALQAVPLIAAAGKPSLVRIPVGDFASASRFLDAGVSGVIAPMINTIEDARRFAAFTKFPPVGERSWGAYGALSLTRLEPGAYLQQANDLTVSFAMVETREALAIIDDILAVPGIDGIFIGPSDLSIALSGGKSVNPAGAEVEKALDHALARVRAAGKVAAIYAVSGARAAQLSAKGFHMVSIGSDISMLMAGAHAALAAARG; via the coding sequence ATGCCGAGCCATCCATCGTTCCCAGAGCGGCTGAAAGCCGGTTCTCCCGTTCTGACGGCCTGGTGCGGCATGCCGGATCCTTCCGTGGCCGGCATGCTGGCCCATGAAGCCTTCGATGCCGTCGTCATGGACCTGCAGCACGGCTCCATCGACTTTGCGGCCGCGCTTCAGGCGGTGCCGCTGATCGCCGCCGCGGGAAAGCCCTCCCTGGTCCGCATCCCGGTGGGCGATTTCGCCTCCGCGTCGCGCTTCCTGGATGCGGGGGTGTCGGGCGTGATCGCGCCCATGATCAACACCATCGAGGATGCCAGGCGCTTCGCCGCCTTCACGAAGTTCCCACCCGTCGGAGAGCGCAGCTGGGGCGCCTACGGGGCCTTGTCCCTGACCAGGCTGGAGCCCGGCGCGTATCTGCAGCAGGCCAATGACCTGACCGTCTCCTTCGCCATGGTGGAGACCCGCGAGGCCCTCGCCATCATCGACGACATCCTGGCGGTGCCGGGCATCGACGGCATCTTCATCGGCCCTTCGGATCTTTCGATCGCCCTCTCGGGCGGAAAGAGCGTCAATCCCGCCGGCGCCGAGGTCGAGAAGGCGCTCGACCATGCCCTCGCCCGGGTCAGGGCCGCCGGCAAGGTCGCGGCCATCTATGCCGTGTCGGGAGCGCGGGCGGCCCAACTGTCGGCCAAGGGCTTCCACATGGTGTCCATCGGCAGCGACATCTCGATGCTCATGGCCGGAGCTCATGCGGCTCTTGCGGCTGCCCGGGGGTGA
- the purC gene encoding phosphoribosylaminoimidazolesuccinocarboxamide synthase, translating to MDFLKPRYTPMNRRRRIYEGKAKVLYEGPEPGTLIQHFKDDATAFNAKKHEVIDGKGVLNNRISEYLFQHLNDIGIPTHFIRRLNMREQLIREVEIIPLEVVVRNVAAGSLATRLGIEEGTQLPRSIIEFYYKNDALNDPMVSEEHITAFGWASPQEIDDIMALAIRVNDFLSGLFLGVGIRLVDFKLETGRLWEGELMRIVVADEISPDSCRLWDIKSKDKLDKDRFRRDMGGLVEAYSEVARRLGILAENENPVTGGPRLVQ from the coding sequence ATGGATTTTCTCAAACCACGGTACACGCCTATGAATCGTCGCCGTCGCATCTATGAGGGCAAGGCGAAGGTCCTCTATGAAGGCCCGGAACCCGGTACGCTCATCCAGCACTTCAAGGATGACGCGACCGCCTTCAATGCCAAGAAGCATGAAGTGATCGACGGCAAGGGCGTGCTCAACAACCGGATCTCGGAATACCTGTTCCAGCATCTGAACGACATCGGCATTCCGACCCACTTCATCCGTCGCCTGAACATGCGCGAGCAGCTGATTCGCGAAGTGGAGATCATCCCCCTCGAGGTGGTAGTGCGGAACGTGGCGGCGGGCTCGCTGGCCACTCGCCTGGGCATCGAAGAAGGCACGCAGCTGCCCCGGTCGATCATCGAATTCTATTACAAGAACGACGCCCTCAACGATCCCATGGTGTCGGAGGAGCATATCACGGCGTTCGGCTGGGCCTCCCCCCAGGAGATCGACGACATCATGGCGCTCGCCATCCGGGTCAACGACTTCCTGTCCGGCCTCTTCCTCGGCGTCGGCATCCGTCTCGTCGACTTCAAGCTGGAGACGGGTCGTCTCTGGGAGGGCGAGCTGATGCGCATCGTCGTCGCCGACGAGATCTCCCCGGATTCCTGCCGCCTCTGGGACATCAAGTCGAAGGACAAGCTCGACAAGGACCGGTTCCGCCGGGACATGGGCGGGCTGGTCGAGGCCTATTCCGAGGTCGCCCGGCGCCTCGGCATCCTGGCCGAGAACGAGAACCCGGTCACGGGTGGCCCTCGCCTCGTGCAGTGA
- the purS gene encoding phosphoribosylformylglycinamidine synthase subunit PurS encodes MKARVTVTLKNGVLDPQGKAIEGALKSLGVEGIDGVRQGKVFDIELGTTDKAKAEAALKAACEKLLANTVIENYRVELT; translated from the coding sequence ATGAAAGCGCGTGTCACCGTGACCCTCAAGAACGGCGTTCTTGATCCCCAAGGGAAGGCCATCGAAGGCGCCCTCAAGTCCCTCGGGGTCGAGGGTATCGACGGGGTCCGCCAGGGCAAGGTCTTCGACATCGAGCTCGGAACCACGGACAAGGCCAAGGCCGAAGCCGCCCTCAAGGCGGCCTGCGAGAAGCTGCTCGCCAACACGGTCATCGAGAACTATCGCGTCGAACTGACCTGA
- the purQ gene encoding phosphoribosylformylglycinamidine synthase subunit PurQ, which produces MKSAVIVFPGSNREGDVLRALKSAGSQVEKVWHAETELPKGTDLVVLPGGFSYGDYLRCGAIAGRATVMDAVRAHAARGGLVLGICNGFQILCESGLLPGILMRNANLKFICHRQFLRVERNDTAFTRAYAKGQAIDVCVAHGEGNYTADAETLKRLEGEGLVAFRYSDAQGHITADSNRNGSMNAIAGIYSDKLNVLGMMPHPENLIEDLVGGTDGRGLFESLVSSFPKAA; this is translated from the coding sequence ATGAAATCTGCCGTCATCGTCTTCCCCGGCTCCAATCGCGAAGGCGACGTGCTGCGGGCGCTCAAATCGGCCGGATCCCAGGTGGAGAAGGTCTGGCACGCCGAGACCGAGCTGCCGAAGGGCACGGATCTCGTGGTCCTGCCGGGCGGCTTCTCCTATGGTGACTACCTGCGCTGCGGCGCCATTGCCGGCCGCGCCACCGTGATGGATGCGGTCCGCGCCCATGCGGCCCGGGGCGGCCTCGTGCTCGGCATCTGCAACGGGTTCCAGATCCTGTGCGAATCCGGGCTTCTCCCCGGCATCCTGATGCGCAACGCCAACCTGAAATTCATCTGCCACCGGCAGTTCCTACGCGTCGAACGCAACGACACCGCCTTCACCCGGGCCTATGCCAAGGGCCAAGCCATCGACGTCTGCGTGGCGCATGGCGAGGGGAACTACACGGCCGACGCGGAGACCCTGAAGCGCCTCGAAGGCGAGGGCCTGGTGGCCTTCCGCTATTCCGACGCGCAGGGCCACATCACGGCCGATTCCAACCGCAACGGCTCCATGAACGCGATCGCGGGCATCTATTCCGACAAGCTCAACGTGCTCGGCATGATGCCCCATCCGGAAAACCTGATCGAGGACCTCGTGGGCGGCACCGACGGGCGCGGCCTGTTCGAGAGCCTCGTGTCGAGCTTTCCGAAAGCGGCCTGA
- the purL gene encoding phosphoribosylformylglycinamidine synthase subunit PurL, translating into MIRNDVAITPELVKEHGLKPDEYERFVNLIGREPTITELGIVSAMWNEHCSYKSSRIHLRGLPTKAPWVIQGPGENAGVIDIGDGLACIFKMESHNHPSFIEPYQGAATGVGGILRDVFTMGARPIASLNLLRFGEPDHPKTPHLVSGVVAGIGGYGNSFGVPTVGGSVGFDKRYNGNILVNAMAVGLARTDEIFYAKATGVGNPIVYLGSKTGRDGIHGATMASAEFDDASEEKRPTVQVGDPFAEKLLLEACLELMKSGAVIAIQDMGAAGLTSSAVEMGAKGNLGIELDLDKVPCREEGMTAYEMMLSESQERMLMVLKPGMEKEAEAIFHKWGLDFAVIGKTTDTLRFVIKHQGEVKADLPIKELGDEAPLYDRPWVESPKQPVIAPDSVKAPMSEAEALLKLVGSPDQSSKRWVWEQYDHLILGNTVQTPGGDAAIVRVEDGPKGLALTTDVTPRYCEADPFEGGKQAVAEAWRNITAVGGLPLAITDNLNFASPERPESMGQFVGCVRGIGEACKALDFPVVSGNVSLYNETNGQGILPTPAIGGVGLLDDVTVNASIAFRQEGEAVILIGATQGWLGQSIYLRDVCGREEGAPPPVDLASEKRNGDFVRQLIRSGQVKTVHDVSDGGIALALAEMAMAGQVGAEITAVPEGLALHAFLFGEDQARYLIAVDEDAAADILYAAGAVGIPAVTLGVTGGDALILPGQQAISVKQLKAAHEAWLPEYMTGKS; encoded by the coding sequence ATGATCCGCAACGACGTCGCCATCACCCCGGAGCTGGTCAAGGAGCACGGGCTGAAGCCCGATGAATACGAGCGCTTCGTGAACCTGATCGGCCGCGAGCCGACCATCACCGAGCTCGGCATCGTCTCGGCCATGTGGAACGAGCACTGCTCGTACAAGTCCTCGCGCATCCACCTGCGCGGCCTGCCGACCAAGGCCCCGTGGGTCATCCAGGGTCCGGGCGAGAACGCGGGCGTGATCGATATCGGCGACGGGCTCGCCTGCATCTTCAAGATGGAAAGCCACAACCACCCGTCCTTCATCGAACCCTACCAGGGCGCGGCGACGGGCGTGGGCGGCATCCTGCGCGACGTGTTCACCATGGGAGCGCGGCCCATCGCGTCCCTGAACCTCCTGCGCTTCGGCGAGCCGGATCACCCCAAGACCCCTCACCTCGTCTCGGGCGTGGTGGCGGGCATCGGCGGCTACGGCAATTCCTTCGGCGTGCCGACGGTCGGCGGCAGCGTCGGGTTCGACAAGCGCTACAACGGCAATATCCTGGTCAACGCCATGGCGGTGGGCCTCGCCCGCACCGACGAGATCTTCTACGCGAAGGCCACCGGCGTCGGGAACCCGATCGTCTACCTCGGCTCCAAGACCGGCCGCGACGGCATCCACGGCGCCACCATGGCGTCGGCCGAGTTCGACGATGCGTCCGAGGAGAAGCGTCCGACCGTACAGGTGGGCGACCCCTTCGCCGAGAAGCTCCTGCTCGAAGCCTGCCTCGAACTGATGAAGTCCGGCGCCGTGATCGCCATCCAGGACATGGGCGCGGCCGGCCTCACCAGCTCGGCGGTCGAGATGGGCGCGAAGGGCAACCTCGGCATCGAGCTCGATCTCGACAAGGTGCCCTGCCGCGAGGAGGGCATGACCGCCTACGAGATGATGCTGTCCGAGAGCCAGGAGCGCATGCTCATGGTGCTCAAGCCCGGCATGGAGAAGGAGGCCGAGGCCATCTTCCACAAATGGGGCCTGGACTTCGCCGTCATCGGCAAGACCACCGATACGCTCCGTTTCGTCATCAAGCACCAGGGCGAAGTGAAGGCGGATCTCCCGATCAAGGAGCTGGGCGACGAGGCACCGCTCTATGACCGTCCCTGGGTCGAGAGCCCCAAGCAGCCGGTCATCGCGCCGGACAGCGTGAAGGCCCCGATGTCCGAGGCCGAGGCGCTCCTGAAACTCGTCGGCTCGCCGGACCAGAGCTCCAAGCGCTGGGTCTGGGAGCAATACGACCATCTGATCCTCGGCAACACGGTCCAGACGCCCGGCGGCGATGCCGCCATCGTGCGCGTCGAGGACGGCCCCAAGGGTCTGGCGCTCACCACCGACGTGACGCCGCGTTACTGCGAGGCCGATCCCTTCGAAGGCGGCAAGCAGGCGGTGGCGGAAGCCTGGCGCAACATCACGGCCGTGGGCGGCCTGCCGCTCGCCATCACCGACAACCTCAACTTCGCCAGCCCCGAACGGCCTGAATCCATGGGCCAGTTCGTAGGCTGCGTCCGGGGCATCGGCGAGGCCTGCAAGGCGCTCGACTTCCCCGTCGTGTCCGGCAACGTGTCGCTCTACAACGAGACCAACGGCCAGGGCATCCTGCCCACCCCGGCCATCGGCGGCGTCGGCCTCCTGGACGACGTGACGGTCAACGCCTCCATCGCCTTCAGGCAGGAGGGCGAGGCCGTCATCCTCATCGGCGCGACGCAAGGCTGGCTCGGCCAGTCGATCTACCTCCGCGACGTCTGCGGCCGCGAGGAAGGCGCTCCGCCGCCGGTGGATCTCGCGAGCGAGAAGCGCAACGGCGATTTCGTGCGCCAGCTCATCCGCTCCGGCCAGGTCAAGACCGTCCATGACGTCTCGGACGGCGGCATCGCGCTCGCGCTCGCCGAAATGGCGATGGCCGGCCAGGTGGGCGCCGAGATCACGGCTGTTCCCGAGGGCTTAGCCCTCCATGCCTTCCTCTTCGGCGAGGATCAGGCCCGCTACCTCATCGCCGTCGACGAGGATGCGGCCGCCGACATCCTCTACGCGGCCGGCGCCGTCGGCATTCCGGCCGTGACCCTGGGCGTCACCGGGGGCGATGCGTTGATTCTGCCCGGCCAGCAGGCCATATCCGTGAAGCAATTGAAGGCAGCGCACGAAGCCTGGCTGCCGGAATACATGACCGGCAAGTCATAA
- a CDS encoding BolA family protein, with amino-acid sequence MPMDSREIESMIKAALPDAVVEIKDLAGDGDHYAATVTSSAFKGKSRVQQHQMVYAALQGRMGGVLHALALTTVAPDN; translated from the coding sequence ATGCCGATGGATTCCCGTGAAATCGAAAGCATGATCAAGGCCGCGCTGCCCGACGCGGTGGTCGAGATCAAGGACCTGGCCGGCGACGGCGATCACTATGCCGCCACCGTCACCTCCTCGGCCTTCAAGGGGAAGTCGCGGGTCCAGCAGCACCAGATGGTCTATGCAGCGCTGCAAGGACGCATGGGTGGCGTGCTTCATGCCCTTGCATTGACGACCGTGGCACCCGACAATTGA